The stretch of DNA TCGGCTGTGTCGAGCACGACCCAGCTAATTCATCAGAGGAGTATTGGCTTCACGACAAGATACGTCGCGATTCGCGGTTGACCGTCGGGTTAGATATAATCGAGGCCCCCGGACTTAATGAACGGGGATACGATATCAGAGCCGCCGATGCGCGCGATTTCAACCTTGACGAGACGTTCGATGTCGTCGTTGCCGGCGAATTGATCGAACACCTCGATAATTTCGACGGACTTTTTTCATCAATAAAAACACATCTTAAGGATGATGGAATATTGATTCTCACGACTCCGAATGGTATGTCGGTTCTGTACTCTTTAAAACGGTATCTGTTAGGGGATTTTGTTCATCAAGAACACACATGCTGGTTCGACTCGCAGACAATTCGTCAGCTCTTATTTCGTCACGGTTTCAAGGCCACAGAAATCACGTTCATCCGACACGGTACTCCCTCGAAAAGCCCACTGAAGTTCATACAATGGCTAGCGGAATTAGCGTTACCGGATGAGATCGGCGCTCAGACGATGGTCGTCGTAGCAGAGAAGAGAAATCAACACTAGGAACTGCGTCGGAAAACCGCTAGAATAGAGATGAAATAGCTTCTCGGACATCTATTAGCCCACTGACTTCTATTAGAGTCGTCCAGATCAAGACGCCCAGGAGGACAGCCACTAACATCGGAATGAGACCCGGAAAAACGCGGATTATACCGTAGACGGGTGCCGAGATGATGATAGCAAGGATAACG from Natrinema salaciae encodes:
- a CDS encoding class I SAM-dependent methyltransferase; the protein is MANRTMAERRYPHIKEHIQSKSVLDIGCVEHDPANSSEEYWLHDKIRRDSRLTVGLDIIEAPGLNERGYDIRAADARDFNLDETFDVVVAGELIEHLDNFDGLFSSIKTHLKDDGILILTTPNGMSVLYSLKRYLLGDFVHQEHTCWFDSQTIRQLLFRHGFKATEITFIRHGTPSKSPLKFIQWLAELALPDEIGAQTMVVVAEKRNQH